A window of uncultured Litoreibacter sp. contains these coding sequences:
- a CDS encoding tetratricopeptide repeat-containing sulfotransferase family protein → MLTTEQIKKLYAKALAAQTAGRLDEAAKGYARIIKANPKVAEAHFNIARVFAKKRNIPDAARHFEAALQLRPGQPEIWLAYLDMASRHPNIDNLAKLLTRASALRGAHPEMDFYHGLVAARRGDSAGARAAIERAVAGGLVSARAQTELGVLLAGAAESDAAIRAFDEALRLKPGYDYPLARKADLMRNLGDYDAALDLARQAIEAAPNVAQLYYSYASIRKMQPDDPMIGKMKALLNKLAAKDPGRAHLGHALAKAMEDTGQQGEVFRYLDIANRSAAKAFPYDHGSDAAAVTETRQRFEGLTGAHCPPGRCGEGPTPIFVTGMPRSGTTLVEQIISSHSRCEGAGELGLLSKEFQAAFQSAGDDMPALCDALGAAGARYRDMLAARFPDAAYVTDKSISSYGAIGFIRHALPDARIVVVRRDPADNALSIYKNMFAGGQHRYATDLRNIARFYKLFEAQVVFWERHCPDAFAQIRYEDLIADPEGQSRQLVAAAGLEWEDACLSFYDNKRQVDTLSTTQVRQPIYSSSVGAWRRHEAAMAPFIEEFAAE, encoded by the coding sequence GTGTTGACCACCGAGCAAATCAAGAAACTCTACGCCAAAGCTCTTGCCGCGCAGACTGCCGGTCGGCTGGACGAGGCCGCCAAAGGCTATGCCCGGATCATCAAGGCCAACCCCAAAGTGGCGGAGGCCCATTTCAACATTGCCCGGGTCTTCGCCAAGAAACGAAACATCCCCGACGCCGCCCGCCATTTCGAGGCGGCGCTGCAGCTGCGTCCGGGCCAGCCCGAGATCTGGCTGGCCTATCTCGATATGGCGTCGCGCCATCCCAACATCGACAATCTCGCCAAGCTGCTGACCCGCGCGTCGGCGCTGCGGGGCGCGCATCCCGAGATGGATTTCTATCACGGGTTGGTCGCGGCAAGGCGCGGCGACAGCGCGGGTGCGCGTGCCGCCATCGAAAGGGCGGTTGCTGGCGGTTTGGTTTCGGCCCGCGCGCAGACCGAGCTTGGTGTGCTGCTGGCCGGGGCCGCGGAAAGCGACGCGGCGATCAGGGCTTTCGACGAAGCGCTGCGGCTCAAACCGGGCTACGACTACCCGTTGGCGCGCAAGGCTGATCTGATGCGCAACCTTGGTGACTACGACGCGGCGCTGGATTTGGCCCGTCAGGCGATCGAGGCCGCGCCAAACGTGGCGCAGCTTTATTATTCCTACGCGTCAATCCGCAAAATGCAGCCCGACGACCCGATGATCGGCAAAATGAAGGCGCTGCTGAACAAGCTGGCCGCCAAGGATCCCGGGCGGGCGCATTTGGGCCACGCGCTCGCAAAGGCGATGGAGGATACCGGCCAGCAGGGCGAGGTGTTCCGCTATCTCGACATCGCCAATCGCAGTGCCGCCAAGGCGTTTCCCTACGATCACGGCTCCGATGCCGCCGCGGTGACCGAGACGCGGCAGCGGTTCGAAGGCCTGACAGGCGCGCATTGCCCACCGGGCAGGTGCGGCGAGGGGCCAACCCCGATTTTTGTGACAGGCATGCCCCGCTCGGGCACCACGCTGGTGGAGCAAATCATCTCCTCTCATTCCCGATGCGAAGGGGCGGGGGAGCTGGGCCTGCTGAGCAAGGAGTTTCAGGCCGCCTTTCAGTCCGCCGGTGACGACATGCCCGCGCTGTGCGACGCGCTTGGCGCGGCGGGCGCACGGTATCGCGATATGCTCGCTGCGCGCTTCCCCGACGCAGCCTATGTGACGGACAAATCCATCAGCAGTTACGGCGCAATCGGGTTCATCCGGCACGCCTTGCCGGATGCGCGCATCGTCGTGGTCCGGCGTGATCCGGCCGACAACGCGCTGTCGATATACAAGAACATGTTTGCCGGCGGGCAGCACCGCTACGCCACGGATCTGCGCAACATCGCGCGGTTCTACAAGCTGTTCGAGGCGCAGGTGGTGTTTTGGGAACGGCATTGCCCCGATGCATTCGCGCAAATCCGCTACGAGGATCTGATCGCCGACCCCGAAGGCCAGAGCCGTCAACTTGTCGCGGCGGCCGGGCTGGAATGGGAAGACGCCTGCCTGTCTTTCTATGACAACAAGCGGCAGGTCGACACGTTGTCCACGACGCAGGTGCGCCAGCCGATTTACAGTTCGTCCGTGGGGGCTTGGAGACGGCACGAGGCTGCCATGGCGCCGTTCATCGAAGAATTCGCGGCAGAATAG
- a CDS encoding M3 family metallopeptidase, with product MTNPLLAPWNTPFNLPPFGAFTDEDVAEAFEEALVLTRAQLTAIANNPEPPTFANTIEAIELMGENMEKALAPFYLLAAVSSTPKREELQRAFSPKLADFSSEVMMNRAVFARIDALWAQKDELGLTAEQERVLYLHRRGYVRAGAQLQGADYDRLKEIKSRLAVIGTSFTQNLLADERDWFVQIGENDLSGLPQFVQNTAKQAAKDRNIDGYVITLSRSLIVPFLQYSDRRDLREQAYTAWVSRGANGGETDNREIALETLALRKERANLLGHDTFADYKLVTEMAQTPENVRELLMKVWEPAKAQALLDAEKLQEMMHGDGINGALEPWDWRYYSEKRRAVEHDLDEAALKPYLQLDNMIEAAFDCANRLFGLDFSPLDVALHHEDARAWEVTRNGQHVAVFIGDYFARGGKRSGAWCSALRSQQKLKGDIRPHVINVCNFAKGDPALLSYDDARTLFHEFGHALHQMLSDVTYETISGTSVPRDFVELPSQLYEHWLEVPEVLQKHATHFETGEAMPAALLDKMLKAATYDQGFATVEYVASALVDLEFHNGPVPTDIMARQTEILDSLGMPAAIRMRHATPHFAHVFAGDGYSSAYYSYMWSEVMDADAFEAFEEAGGAFDPEMAKRLESQILSTGGSKEAADLYMAFRGKMPGVDALLKGRGLDKVA from the coding sequence ATGACAAACCCGCTGCTCGCCCCCTGGAACACGCCATTCAACCTGCCGCCTTTTGGTGCTTTCACCGACGAAGATGTGGCAGAGGCATTTGAGGAAGCGCTGGTGCTAACCCGCGCGCAGCTGACCGCCATAGCCAACAACCCCGAGCCGCCGACATTTGCCAACACCATCGAGGCAATCGAGCTGATGGGGGAGAACATGGAAAAGGCGCTCGCGCCATTCTACCTGCTGGCAGCAGTGTCCTCCACGCCGAAACGCGAAGAGCTGCAGCGCGCCTTTTCCCCGAAGCTGGCTGATTTCAGTTCCGAGGTGATGATGAACCGCGCCGTCTTCGCGCGGATCGACGCTTTGTGGGCGCAGAAAGACGAGCTTGGACTGACAGCAGAGCAGGAGCGGGTGCTGTATCTCCACCGGCGCGGGTACGTGCGGGCGGGTGCGCAATTGCAAGGTGCCGACTATGACAGGTTAAAGGAGATTAAAAGCCGCCTCGCCGTGATCGGGACGTCCTTCACCCAAAACCTGCTCGCCGATGAGCGCGACTGGTTTGTACAAATTGGGGAAAACGACCTTTCAGGGTTGCCCCAATTTGTACAAAACACCGCAAAACAGGCGGCAAAAGACCGAAATATTGACGGATACGTCATCACTCTTTCGCGTTCGTTAATCGTGCCGTTCCTGCAATATTCCGACCGCCGCGACCTGCGCGAACAGGCGTATACCGCATGGGTGTCACGCGGCGCGAATGGTGGAGAGACCGATAATCGCGAGATCGCGTTGGAAACTTTGGCCCTGCGCAAAGAACGCGCCAACCTGTTGGGCCATGACACATTTGCCGATTATAAGCTTGTCACGGAAATGGCGCAAACCCCTGAAAACGTTCGCGAATTGCTGATGAAAGTCTGGGAGCCCGCCAAGGCGCAGGCCCTTCTGGATGCTGAGAAATTGCAAGAGATGATGCATGGCGACGGCATAAACGGCGCGTTGGAACCATGGGATTGGCGCTACTATTCCGAAAAACGCCGCGCCGTGGAACATGATTTGGACGAGGCGGCATTGAAGCCCTATCTGCAGCTCGACAACATGATCGAAGCGGCGTTTGATTGCGCTAACCGATTGTTTGGATTAGATTTTTCTCCACTCGACGTGGCCCTGCATCACGAAGACGCCCGCGCGTGGGAAGTGACCCGCAACGGCCAGCATGTCGCTGTTTTTATTGGAGATTACTTCGCCCGAGGCGGCAAACGCTCTGGCGCATGGTGCTCCGCCCTGCGCTCCCAACAGAAGCTAAAGGGCGACATCCGCCCCCACGTCATCAACGTGTGCAACTTCGCCAAAGGCGACCCGGCACTGTTGTCATACGACGACGCCCGCACGCTCTTCCACGAGTTCGGCCACGCGCTGCACCAGATGCTGTCGGACGTAACTTATGAAACGATTTCAGGCACTTCCGTGCCGCGCGACTTCGTGGAACTGCCCAGCCAGCTGTATGAACACTGGCTGGAAGTGCCGGAGGTTTTGCAAAAACACGCGACACATTTTGAGACCGGGGAAGCGATGCCAGCCGCCCTTCTGGACAAGATGCTGAAGGCCGCGACATACGACCAGGGCTTCGCGACGGTCGAATACGTGGCCTCTGCCTTGGTGGATCTGGAGTTTCATAACGGCCCTGTCCCAACAGACATCATGGCCCGTCAAACGGAAATCCTCGACAGCCTCGGCATGCCCGCCGCCATCCGCATGCGCCACGCCACGCCCCATTTTGCCCATGTCTTCGCGGGCGACGGATATTCCTCCGCCTACTACTCCTACATGTGGTCGGAGGTCATGGACGCCGACGCGTTTGAGGCGTTTGAGGAGGCCGGGGGTGCCTTTGACCCTGAGATGGCTAAGAGGTTGGAATCGCAGATACTTTCGACTGGCGGATCAAAGGAGGCGGCGGATTTATACATGGCGTTCCGGGGCAAGATGCCGGGCGTGGACGCCTTGCTGAAAGGGCGCGGTCTGGACAAAGTGGCCTGA
- a CDS encoding Hint domain-containing protein, with protein sequence MTYSPAARFGADQQMTSKAGFGSTPSTSSRAPLRGPLPRPHMMSRPYNIAWLSHAGEVSYDTIVAPSVPVIESACANVARGTLISTTQGPVAVEDLAPGMGVLTSEYGPLPLQWVGSYDMTPRDAQTNERGKLFRVTSDAFGLAKPASDLMLAPRSHILMRHAACKALFGVDLAFAPVRAFEDGVQVVSITPISSISLFNLAFDRQATILANGVEVESFHPGPFTETLLDDELLYSLLRLFPQARSLESFGPQLTQRLTSFEVRALREGA encoded by the coding sequence ATGACCTACTCCCCAGCCGCGCGTTTTGGCGCTGATCAGCAGATGACCTCCAAGGCCGGTTTCGGCTCCACTCCCTCCACATCGTCGCGTGCGCCTCTGCGGGGTCCTCTGCCCCGGCCGCACATGATGTCGCGCCCCTACAACATCGCCTGGCTGTCGCATGCCGGCGAGGTTTCCTACGACACAATAGTGGCCCCCTCTGTTCCGGTGATCGAAAGCGCCTGCGCCAATGTGGCGCGCGGCACGCTGATTTCGACCACCCAAGGGCCCGTTGCGGTCGAAGACCTCGCGCCCGGAATGGGCGTGTTAACCAGTGAATACGGCCCCCTGCCCCTCCAATGGGTCGGCTCTTACGACATGACGCCGCGCGACGCGCAAACCAACGAACGCGGCAAGCTATTCCGGGTGACCAGTGATGCGTTTGGGCTTGCAAAGCCCGCCTCTGATCTCATGCTGGCCCCCCGGTCTCATATCCTGATGCGCCACGCTGCCTGCAAGGCGCTGTTTGGCGTGGACCTGGCCTTTGCGCCGGTCCGCGCCTTTGAGGACGGTGTGCAGGTCGTGTCCATCACGCCTATTTCGTCGATATCGCTGTTCAACCTCGCATTTGACAGGCAAGCGACCATTCTGGCCAACGGCGTGGAGGTGGAAAGCTTCCACCCCGGCCCCTTCACGGAAACGCTGCTGGACGACGAATTGCTTTATTCGCTGCTGCGCCTTTTCCCGCAGGCGCGGTCCCTGGAAAGTTTCGGCCCGCAGCTGACCCAACGCCTGACCTCCTTTGAGGTCCGCGCGCTGCGCGAGGGCGCTTGA
- a CDS encoding amino acid ABC transporter permease has translation MGPSNPDKDFPYWLVLLGGLMVWMFYQVWANDLYSQVMGTLSKGIRITVLVTLIGFFMASLTGLILAVMSLSRSIILRQIARFYIEIVRGIPIIVLLLYVAFVVAPAVVYAINWALEPLGADPWRTRDFPLLWRATLALAIGYSAFIAEVFRAGIQSVEPGQIEAAEALGLSRWQRFRHIVFPQAIRTILPPLGNDFVAMVKDSSLVSVLGVSDITQLGKVTAAGNFRYFETYNIVALIYLTLTITLSLGLRRLERQMRDKPH, from the coding sequence ATGGGCCCGTCAAACCCCGATAAGGATTTCCCCTATTGGCTCGTCCTTTTGGGCGGGCTGATGGTGTGGATGTTCTATCAGGTCTGGGCCAATGATTTGTATTCCCAAGTCATGGGCACGCTGTCCAAGGGCATTCGCATCACCGTATTGGTGACGCTTATCGGCTTCTTCATGGCGTCGCTCACAGGCCTGATCCTCGCGGTCATGTCGCTGTCGCGCTCCATAATCCTTCGCCAGATCGCCCGCTTCTACATCGAAATCGTGCGCGGCATTCCCATCATTGTGCTGCTGCTTTATGTGGCCTTCGTGGTCGCCCCGGCCGTGGTCTACGCCATCAATTGGGCGCTGGAACCGCTTGGCGCGGACCCGTGGCGCACCCGCGACTTCCCGCTGCTGTGGCGCGCCACACTGGCGCTTGCAATCGGCTATTCTGCCTTTATTGCGGAGGTCTTCCGCGCGGGCATCCAATCCGTCGAACCGGGCCAGATCGAGGCAGCGGAAGCGCTGGGCCTCTCCCGCTGGCAACGCTTCCGCCACATCGTCTTCCCGCAAGCCATCCGCACCATCCTGCCGCCCCTTGGCAATGACTTCGTGGCGATGGTGAAGGACTCGTCGCTCGTGTCCGTCCTTGGCGTGTCCGACATCACGCAGCTGGGCAAGGTCACCGCAGCTGGCAATTTCCGATACTTCGAGACCTACAACATCGTGGCCCTCATCTACCTGACGCTCACGATCACCCTGTCCCTCGGGTTGCGCCGCCTGGAACGACAAATGCGTGACAAGCCGCATTGA
- the pgeF gene encoding peptidoglycan editing factor PgeF, with the protein MTLEIITSDSLSPFRHGFFTRRGGASSGIFEGLNCGFGSSDQTDAVATNRARVADAMQVDLDHLVSVHQYHSAEVVALTEARQDRPKADAMVTATPGIALGILTADCQPVLFADPENGVVGAAHAGWGGAVGGVLEATVDAMEALGADRDHIRAVIGPSISQASYEVGQEYLERFLDDDPDNARFFAQGVAADKYQFDLPGYGLARLRAAGVQADWTRHCTYADPRRFYSYRRSVHDKDPDYGRLIATIRL; encoded by the coding sequence ATGACCCTTGAGATCATCACCTCAGACAGCCTTTCCCCGTTCCGGCATGGGTTCTTCACCCGGCGTGGCGGCGCGTCGTCTGGCATCTTTGAAGGCTTGAATTGCGGCTTCGGATCTTCGGACCAGACCGACGCTGTGGCCACCAACCGCGCGCGGGTGGCCGACGCGATGCAGGTAGATTTGGACCATCTGGTGTCTGTGCATCAATACCACTCCGCCGAGGTCGTGGCCCTGACCGAGGCCCGCCAGGACCGGCCGAAGGCCGACGCCATGGTGACCGCCACGCCCGGCATCGCGCTGGGCATTCTGACCGCGGATTGCCAGCCGGTGCTGTTTGCCGACCCGGAGAATGGCGTGGTGGGCGCGGCCCATGCGGGCTGGGGCGGCGCGGTGGGCGGCGTGCTGGAGGCGACGGTGGACGCGATGGAAGCGCTGGGCGCGGACCGGGACCACATAAGGGCAGTGATCGGGCCGTCGATCAGCCAGGCGTCTTACGAGGTGGGGCAAGAGTATCTAGAACGCTTCCTTGACGACGACCCCGACAACGCGCGCTTCTTCGCCCAAGGCGTGGCGGCGGACAAATACCAGTTCGACCTGCCGGGCTACGGGCTGGCGCGGCTGCGCGCCGCGGGCGTTCAGGCGGACTGGACCCGGCATTGCACCTATGCAGACCCGCGCCGGTTTTATTCCTACCGCCGGTCGGTCCATGACAAAGACCCCGATTACGGGCGACTCATCGCAACAATCCGCCTTTAG
- a CDS encoding helix-turn-helix domain-containing protein, with translation MRKQRHDPEKLEACPMEATLDLIGGKWKGAILFRLSEQTMRFNELGRLFYKITPRSLTKQLRELEADGLVHREIYPEVPPKVEYSLTAKGETLRPVLHALKDWGEKEVLAPMKAAQEA, from the coding sequence ATGCGAAAACAACGCCACGACCCCGAAAAGCTGGAGGCTTGCCCAATGGAGGCGACGCTCGACCTGATCGGCGGCAAGTGGAAGGGCGCGATCCTGTTCCGCCTGTCGGAACAAACCATGCGCTTCAACGAGCTGGGCCGCCTGTTTTACAAAATCACGCCCCGCAGCCTGACCAAACAATTGCGCGAGCTGGAGGCCGACGGGCTGGTGCACCGCGAAATTTACCCCGAGGTGCCGCCCAAGGTCGAATACAGCCTGACCGCCAAGGGAGAGACCCTGCGGCCCGTGCTGCATGCGCTGAAAGACTGGGGGGAAAAGGAAGTGCTGGCCCCGATGAAAGCCGCCCAAGAGGCCTAG
- a CDS encoding accessory factor UbiK family protein codes for MQTRNKFFDDMSQMMTNAMGVAQGAKSEAENAMKSMVDRWLADRDFVTRDEFDAVRAMAQKAREENEALKARLDALEAKPAKKAPAKKAAPKKS; via the coding sequence ATGCAAACCCGCAACAAATTCTTCGACGACATGTCGCAAATGATGACCAACGCGATGGGCGTGGCCCAGGGCGCGAAGTCGGAGGCGGAAAATGCCATGAAATCCATGGTCGACCGCTGGCTGGCGGATCGCGACTTTGTGACCCGCGACGAATTCGACGCCGTGCGCGCCATGGCCCAGAAGGCCCGCGAAGAGAATGAAGCGCTGAAAGCCCGTCTCGACGCGTTGGAGGCCAAGCCCGCCAAAAAGGCGCCCGCCAAGAAAGCGGCGCCCAAGAAAAGCTAA
- the lgt gene encoding prolipoprotein diacylglyceryl transferase, giving the protein MLAALLPFPDIGPDIFTLELFGREFSLRWYAMAYIVGIIIGWFIAVQLFKRARLWPENKSPMTSENASDLVTWIILGVVLGGRFGFVLFYQPAYYFANPGEILQIWNGGMSFHGGALGVLIAGLIFCWKNKFSPLSAGDAIVVATPPAIFLGRIANFINAELWGRPTDLPWAVVFPGDAAQACATVEQMCARHPSQLYEALLEGLILCAVLFYLAIRKGWLKTPGALIGAFLAGYGIARFIVEFVRQPDAQFTSATNPLGYAWQIGEVGLTMGQLLSTPMIIVGLLIIWGARRRAA; this is encoded by the coding sequence ATGTTAGCAGCGCTCCTCCCCTTCCCCGACATCGGCCCCGACATTTTCACGCTGGAGCTGTTCGGCCGCGAGTTCTCGCTGCGCTGGTACGCCATGGCCTACATTGTGGGCATCATCATCGGCTGGTTTATCGCGGTGCAACTGTTCAAACGGGCGCGGTTGTGGCCGGAAAACAAGTCGCCCATGACGTCGGAGAACGCCTCGGACTTGGTGACTTGGATCATCTTGGGCGTGGTGCTGGGCGGGCGCTTCGGCTTCGTATTGTTCTACCAGCCGGCCTATTACTTCGCCAATCCGGGAGAGATCTTGCAGATCTGGAACGGCGGCATGTCGTTTCACGGCGGCGCATTGGGTGTGTTGATTGCCGGGCTGATCTTTTGCTGGAAGAACAAGTTTTCGCCTTTGAGCGCGGGCGACGCCATCGTCGTGGCCACCCCACCCGCAATCTTCCTTGGACGCATCGCCAACTTCATCAATGCCGAGCTGTGGGGCCGTCCGACCGACCTGCCCTGGGCCGTGGTCTTCCCCGGCGACGCGGCACAGGCCTGCGCCACGGTGGAGCAGATGTGCGCGCGCCACCCCTCGCAGCTATACGAGGCGCTGCTGGAAGGCCTGATCCTGTGCGCCGTTCTGTTCTATCTGGCGATCCGCAAGGGCTGGCTAAAAACCCCTGGCGCGTTGATCGGTGCGTTTCTGGCGGGCTACGGCATCGCGCGTTTCATTGTGGAATTCGTGCGCCAACCGGATGCGCAGTTCACCTCTGCCACAAACCCGCTGGGCTATGCGTGGCAGATTGGTGAGGTTGGGTTGACCATGGGGCAATTGCTGTCCACGCCGATGATCATCGTGGGCTTGCTGATCATTTGGGGCGCCCGCCGCCGCGCGGCATGA
- a CDS encoding transporter substrate-binding domain-containing protein, with amino-acid sequence MADGHLPNLDGKEVVFVTENAYPPLQFIEPGTGNAIGWEYDAVAEIAKRINITVVYENTSWDAMIPAVSSGQYDVGMTGITIREDRKEQVDFSDKYMTSEMVMLVRGDEDRFSDAKSFAADADLLMAAQPGTTPFYVGVYDVLDGDEANPRIIKFETFGAGVAALRTGDVDLVLTDGTAGNGYVDSSGGALKIVGEKLGTEDFGFIFPKGSDLVEPINAAIADMTKDGTIDALNTKWFLDYKLGG; translated from the coding sequence ATGGCCGACGGCCACCTGCCAAATCTCGACGGCAAAGAGGTCGTCTTCGTCACCGAAAACGCCTACCCGCCGCTGCAGTTCATTGAACCGGGCACCGGCAACGCCATCGGTTGGGAATATGACGCAGTGGCGGAGATCGCCAAGCGCATCAACATCACCGTGGTCTATGAAAACACCAGCTGGGACGCGATGATCCCGGCCGTGTCCAGCGGGCAATATGATGTGGGCATGACCGGCATCACGATCCGCGAGGACCGCAAAGAGCAGGTGGATTTCTCCGACAAATACATGACCTCCGAGATGGTCATGCTGGTGCGCGGCGATGAAGACCGGTTCTCCGACGCTAAATCCTTCGCCGCTGACGCGGACCTCTTGATGGCCGCCCAACCCGGCACCACGCCGTTCTATGTGGGCGTCTATGACGTGCTGGATGGTGACGAGGCCAACCCCCGCATCATCAAGTTTGAGACCTTCGGCGCGGGCGTCGCCGCGCTGCGCACGGGTGATGTGGATTTGGTGCTAACCGACGGCACCGCGGGCAACGGCTATGTCGACTCTTCGGGCGGTGCGCTGAAAATCGTCGGCGAAAAGCTGGGGACCGAGGATTTCGGCTTCATCTTCCCCAAAGGCTCTGACCTTGTGGAGCCGATCAACGCTGCCATTGCCGACATGACCAAAGACGGCACCATCGACGCGCTGAACACCAAATGGTTCCTCGACTACAAGCTGGGCGGCTGA
- a CDS encoding SAM-dependent methyltransferase, producing the protein MSLKAQLIRQIAVDGPMSLADYMQACLLHPEFGYYATRDPLGAQGDFITAPETSQMFGELLGLCLAQAWLDQGGGDCVLAELGPGRGTLMADILRATKSVPGFAPDVHLVEASPALRDIQRATLMGARVTWHDTVADLPDAPLFLIANEFFDALPIRQFTRQGRGWAETRVGAEGDMLRLGRTEPTPVDALSHRLQDTGDGDVVELCPTLPPIIGEISGRIARHGGAALIVDYGDWNSLGDTFQALKAHQPCDPMQAPGDADLTAHVDFRAVTDASLCETSAMTTQGALLHGLGIGPRAQALAEKLDDARDQNALNQHLAAYRRLTEPSEMGTLFKAVALYPKGAPPPPGFEA; encoded by the coding sequence ATGAGCCTGAAGGCGCAGCTGATCCGGCAGATCGCCGTCGACGGCCCGATGTCTTTGGCGGATTACATGCAGGCCTGCTTGCTGCATCCGGAATTTGGCTATTACGCCACCCGCGACCCGCTGGGGGCGCAAGGCGATTTCATCACCGCGCCTGAGACCAGCCAGATGTTTGGCGAGCTATTGGGGCTTTGCCTGGCACAGGCATGGCTGGATCAGGGAGGCGGCGATTGCGTGTTGGCCGAGCTTGGGCCGGGACGCGGCACGTTGATGGCGGATATCTTGCGGGCCACCAAATCAGTGCCGGGCTTCGCGCCTGATGTGCATCTGGTCGAGGCCAGCCCCGCGCTACGTGACATTCAACGCGCAACGCTCATGGGTGCCCGCGTCACCTGGCACGACACCGTGGCGGACCTGCCAGATGCGCCCTTGTTCCTCATCGCCAACGAATTCTTTGACGCGCTGCCCATTCGCCAATTCACCCGCCAGGGGCGCGGTTGGGCGGAAACGCGTGTGGGGGCCGAGGGCGACATGTTGCGGCTTGGCCGGACAGAGCCGACCCCCGTTGACGCGCTCTCCCATCGGTTGCAGGACACAGGCGACGGGGATGTTGTGGAGCTATGCCCAACCCTGCCACCCATCATTGGCGAGATTTCAGGCAGGATCGCCCGACATGGCGGCGCCGCCCTCATCGTGGATTACGGCGACTGGAATTCGCTGGGCGATACCTTTCAGGCATTGAAGGCGCATCAGCCCTGCGACCCGATGCAGGCCCCCGGCGACGCGGATTTGACCGCGCATGTGGATTTCAGGGCCGTCACTGATGCCAGTCTTTGCGAAACATCCGCAATGACCACGCAGGGCGCGTTGCTGCACGGTCTGGGGATCGGCCCGCGCGCGCAAGCATTGGCGGAGAAACTGGATGACGCGCGCGACCAAAACGCGCTCAACCAGCATCTCGCCGCCTATCGCCGCTTGACGGAGCCCTCAGAAATGGGGACCCTTTTCAAAGCTGTGGCGCTCTATCCGAAGGGCGCGCCGCCCCCACCCGGATTTGAAGCGTGA
- a CDS encoding MAPEG family protein: MNIPELYWLTLTVTLTGLLWVPYILQLIVQLGPIQAAWDPTAAHPHDKDWALRAKRAHYNAVENLAVFAPLALMVGLLELGDALTATAAMLYFFVRLAHYVVYTLALPIIRTVLFVAGFACQFVLALRLLNLA, from the coding sequence ATGAATATCCCCGAACTTTACTGGCTGACCCTGACGGTGACGCTGACCGGGCTGCTATGGGTGCCCTATATTTTGCAGCTGATTGTGCAGCTTGGGCCGATCCAGGCCGCGTGGGACCCGACGGCGGCGCATCCGCATGACAAGGACTGGGCGCTGAGAGCAAAGCGCGCGCATTATAACGCGGTCGAGAACCTTGCGGTTTTTGCCCCGCTCGCGCTGATGGTTGGGCTGCTGGAGTTGGGCGACGCGCTAACAGCCACCGCGGCGATGCTCTATTTCTTCGTGCGGCTGGCGCATTACGTGGTCTACACGCTGGCGCTGCCTATCATCCGCACGGTGCTGTTTGTGGCGGGTTTTGCCTGCCAATTCGTGCTGGCGCTACGGCTGCTCAATCTGGCCTAG
- a CDS encoding Lrp/AsnC family transcriptional regulator, which yields MAISKLDDIDRKILAELQADGRMTNVELAKRVGISAPPCLRRVRTLEESGFIKGYHAEVEARALGFEVQVFAMVGLQSQAEADLSAFEERCNGWPLVRECHMLNGEVDFILKCVAPDLSSFQSFLTEELTSADNVASVKTSLVIRGAKDEPGVPFDVVEERLSQIS from the coding sequence ATGGCCATTTCGAAACTAGACGACATTGACCGCAAAATTCTGGCAGAGCTGCAGGCGGATGGTCGCATGACCAATGTGGAACTCGCCAAACGCGTCGGTATCTCCGCGCCGCCTTGCCTGCGCCGGGTGCGCACTTTGGAGGAAAGCGGCTTCATCAAAGGCTATCACGCCGAGGTCGAGGCCCGTGCGTTGGGCTTCGAGGTGCAGGTCTTTGCCATGGTCGGGCTGCAGAGCCAGGCCGAAGCCGACCTGTCCGCCTTCGAAGAGCGTTGCAACGGCTGGCCGCTGGTCCGCGAATGCCACATGCTGAACGGCGAGGTCGATTTCATCCTGAAATGCGTGGCCCCCGACCTGTCAAGCTTCCAGAGCTTCCTGACCGAAGAGCTGACATCCGCAGACAATGTGGCGAGCGTGAAGACATCATTGGTCATTCGCGGCGCGAAAGACGAGCCGGGCGTGCCGTTTGACGTGGTGGAAGAACGCCTCAGCCAGATCAGCTGA